The following are encoded in a window of Chlorocebus sabaeus isolate Y175 chromosome 22, mChlSab1.0.hap1, whole genome shotgun sequence genomic DNA:
- the RPUSD3 gene encoding mitochondrial mRNA pseudouridine synthase RPUSD3 isoform X4, producing the protein MRTVLTREMDGRRVLGRIWSGWRRGLAVSTAPEDAGFGIEARHHRQPRGSRLRSGPLGDQPFPGLLPKNLSREELVDALRAAVVDRKGPLVTLNKPQGLPVTGKSGELTLLSVLPELSQSLGLGEQELQVVRASGKESSGLVLLSSCPQTASRLQKFFIHSQRAQRPTATYCAVTNGIPTASEGKIQAALKLEHIDGVKITVPVKAPSRKDILEGVKKTLSHFRVVATGSGCALVQLQPLTGPG; encoded by the exons ATGCGCACCGTACTGACTCGGGAGATGGACGGCCGCCGTGTTTTGGGTCGGATCTGGAGTGGCTGGCGGCGGGGCCTGGCTGTAAGCACAGCGCCCGAGGACGCAGGCTTTGGCATCGAAGCCCG GCATCACAGGCAACCCCGCGGCTCCCGCCTACGGTCGGGGCCCCTCGGGGACCAGCCCTTCCCGGGGCTGCTGCCAAAAAACCTCAGTCGGGAGGAGCTGGTTGATGCGCTGCGGGCAGCCGTGGTGGACCGGAAAG GACCTCTAGTGACGTTGAACAAGCCACAGGGTCTACCAGTGACAG GAAAATCAGGAGAGCTGACGTTGTTGTCAGTGCTGCCAGAGCTGAGCCAGTCCCTGGGGCTCGGGGAGCAGGAGCTTCAGGTTGTCCGAGCATCTGGGAA GGAAAGCTCTGGGCTTGTACTCCTCTCCAGCTGTCCCCAGACGGCTAGTCGCCTCCAGAAGTTCTTCATCCATTCACAGAGAGCCCAGAGGCCCACAGCTACCTACTG TGCTGTCACTAATGGGATCCCAACTGCTTCGGAGGGGAAGATCCAGGCCGCCCTGAAACTGGAACACATTGATGGGGTCAAAATT ACAGTTCCAGTGAAGGCCCCATCCCGAAAGGACATCCTGGAAGGTGTCAAGAAGACTCTCAGTCACTTTCGTGTGGTAGCCACAGGCTCTGGCTGTgccctggtccagctgcagccacTGACAG
- the RPUSD3 gene encoding mitochondrial mRNA pseudouridine synthase RPUSD3 isoform X5, translating into MGPVVPEFSRHHRQPRGSRLRSGPLGDQPFPGLLPKNLSREELVDALRAAVVDRKGPLVTLNKPQGLPVTGKSGELTLLSVLPELSQSLGLGEQELQVVRASGKESSGLVLLSSCPQTASRLQKFFIHSQRAQRPTATYCAVTNGIPTASEGKIQAALKLEHIDGVKITVPVKAPSRKDILEGVKKTLSHFRVVATGSGCALVQLQPLTGPG; encoded by the exons ATGGGACCGGTCGTACCTGAATTTTCGAG GCATCACAGGCAACCCCGCGGCTCCCGCCTACGGTCGGGGCCCCTCGGGGACCAGCCCTTCCCGGGGCTGCTGCCAAAAAACCTCAGTCGGGAGGAGCTGGTTGATGCGCTGCGGGCAGCCGTGGTGGACCGGAAAG GACCTCTAGTGACGTTGAACAAGCCACAGGGTCTACCAGTGACAG GAAAATCAGGAGAGCTGACGTTGTTGTCAGTGCTGCCAGAGCTGAGCCAGTCCCTGGGGCTCGGGGAGCAGGAGCTTCAGGTTGTCCGAGCATCTGGGAA GGAAAGCTCTGGGCTTGTACTCCTCTCCAGCTGTCCCCAGACGGCTAGTCGCCTCCAGAAGTTCTTCATCCATTCACAGAGAGCCCAGAGGCCCACAGCTACCTACTG TGCTGTCACTAATGGGATCCCAACTGCTTCGGAGGGGAAGATCCAGGCCGCCCTGAAACTGGAACACATTGATGGGGTCAAAATT ACAGTTCCAGTGAAGGCCCCATCCCGAAAGGACATCCTGGAAGGTGTCAAGAAGACTCTCAGTCACTTTCGTGTGGTAGCCACAGGCTCTGGCTGTgccctggtccagctgcagccacTGACAG